A part of Osmerus mordax isolate fOsmMor3 chromosome 10, fOsmMor3.pri, whole genome shotgun sequence genomic DNA contains:
- the LOC136950900 gene encoding GTPase IMAP family member 9-like isoform X2, translated as MLEVAVGLWVSNAKAYLQSETLINWRRRIESANMLETKKPHHLIIKEPKQLYKLQEEKDNLKQDITRKRAVTEPIQPLMNRTMEDINQAPAQRRITISSCMEAESVSELRVVLLGRTGAGRKAAGNLLLGREECEAQDSPAEVTQSGRRERDVCGRRLVLVDTPDWFCPDLSLEERRRDVGRCVRLSAPGPHAFLLVVPVEPSEGEERRAVEIMEEMFGEGCWGHSIILFTHAGSLREQKMDARSQNMQMLIEKCMNSYCILNIEDRTRGTQVSKLLNQIEEIVVGNRESFYSSQMYQEAQAKRMAMENVCREREERMQREAKEKKDTYELCLMLLKK; from the exons ATGCTTGAGGTTGCAGTGGGGTTATGGGTCAGCA ACGCCAAAGCTTACTTACAATCTGAGACGTTGATAAACTGGAGGAGAAGGATTGAATCTGCAAACATGCTGG AGACCAAGAAACCACATCATTTGATTATCAAAGAACCTAAACAACTATACAAACTGCAAGAGGAAAAAGACAATT TAAAGCAGGATATCACTAGAAAAAGAGCAGTGACAGAACCCATTCAACCTTTGATGAACAGAACCA tggaaGATATAAACCAAGCTCCAGCACAGAGGAGGATAACCATCTCTTCATGCA TGGAGGCAGAAAGTGTGTCTGAGCTGAGAgtggtgctgctggggaggacagGAGCTGGGAGGAAGGCAGCAGGAAACCTcctcctgggcagagaggagtgtgAGGCCCAGGACAGCCCCGCTGAAGTCAcccagagtgggaggagagagagggacgtgtGTGGGAGAcggctggtgctggtggacaCTCCGGACTGGTTCTGCCCTGACctctctctggaggagaggagacgggatGTGGGGCGGTGTGTCCGTCTGTCAGCACCAGGACCTCACGCCTTCCTCCTGGTCGTACCTGTGGAGccctctgagggggaggagaggcgggcTGTGGAGATAATGGAGGAGATGTTTGGGGAGGGATGCTGGGGACACTCTATCATTCTATTCACCCACGCTGGGAGTCTGAGAGAACAAAAGATGGACGCCAGGAGTCAGAACATGCAAATGCTGATAGAGAAATGTATGAACAGCTACTGCATACTCAACATCGAGGACAGGACCCGTGGCACTCAAGTTTCAAAGCTGCTGAACCAGATAGAGGAGATTGTGgttggaaacagagagagctttTACAGCAGTCAGATGTACCAAGAGGCCCAGGCCAAAAGGATGGCAATGGAAAATgtttgcagggagagagaggagagaatgcagagggaagcgaaagaaaagaaagacacATATGAGTTGTGTTTGATGCTCTTGAAGaaatag
- the metrn gene encoding meteorin has product MRKMTVFWNNKMWIVLFAIFDLVVANYSEDQCSWRGSGLSQQQGSVEQISLHCSEGTLDWLYPKGALRLTLSPRLPSAAVGPGSSSSGLITACVKPSEHFHGAQLYLERDGVLELLVGDRLESSPPPRVRCFSRLPGERVALFLQATPHQDISRRIASFRYELRGDWTARLSLDSSPISSEGACRPCNNTEILMAVCTSDFVVRGNIRAVQEDEDLRAAVIKVSATRVFRQKYALFTGAGRLTQSGEIRTLLQCGVRPGPGSFLFTGRVHFGEAWLGCAPRYKDFQRAYTMAKEAQEIPCELDVD; this is encoded by the exons ATGAGAAAAATGACCGTTTTTTGGAATAACAAAATGTGGATCGTACTGTTTGCCATTTTTGACTTGGTAGTGGCAAACTATTCTGAAGACCAGTGCAGTTGGAGAGGAAG TGGCCTTTCCCAGCAACAAGGCAGCGTGGAGCAGATCTCCCTCCACTGTTCCGAGGGTACACTAGACTGGCTGTACCCTAAGGGGGCGCTCCGCCTGACCCTGTCCCCCCGCCTGCCGTCCGCAGCGGTTGGGCCTGGGAGCAGCAGCTCAGGCCTCATCACGGCCTGCGTCAAACCCTCGGAACACTTCCACGGGGCGCAGCTGTACCTGGAGAGAGATGGCGTCTTGGAGCTCCTGGTGGGGGACCGCCTGGAGTCTTCTCCCCCGCCGCGGGTGCGCTGTTTCAGCCGCCTGCCCGGGGAAAGGGTGGCCCTTTTCCTCCAGGCCACGCCGCACCAGGACATCAGTCGCAGGATTGCGTCCTTCCGCTACGAGCTGAGAGGGGATTGGACAGCGCGGCTGTCACTCGACTCCAGCCCAATCAGCAGTGAAG gtgctTGCAGACCTTGCAACAACACAGAGATCCTAATGGCTGTCTGCACCAGCGACTTTG TGGTACGAGGGAACATTCGGGCGGTGCAGGAGGATGAGGATCTGCGGGCGGCCGTGATCAAGGTCAGCGCGACCCGGGTCTTCCGTCAGAAGTACGCCCTGTTCACCGGCGCGGGCCGTCTCACCCAGTCGGGCGAGATTCGTACCCTTCTGCAGTGTGGGGTCCGGCCTGGACCAGGCAGCTTCCTGTTCACCGGCCGGGTCCACTTTGGCGAGGCGTGGCTTGGCTGCGCCCCCCGCTACAAGGACTTCCAGCGGGCCTACACCATGGCCAAAGAGGCCCAGGAGATCCCCTGCGAACTGGATGTGGACTGA
- the LOC136950045 gene encoding dynein light chain Tctex-type protein 2, which yields MSGGRRMSIAKGFRKDSYADRPRGSNVDVDPYDDDDTNQLKRGSSVWKSGFKGKLGNTYRLGPKVQFLPHLIRKKGTELMSQAFGELIYEHDKCRDVADKVAADILAFTKEQVCDRYRYVVRVIVGEKRGQTVKIASRALWDAEKDNFLTLNFENQHLFAVGMVFGIYLE from the coding sequence ATGTCTGGTGGTCGTCGAATGAGCATTGCGAAGGGGTTTCGCAAGGATAGCTACGCCGACAGACCTAGAGGATCAAATGTTGACGTTGACCCATATGACGACGATGACACAAACCAACTGAAAAGGGGGTCGTCTGTATGGAAATCAGGGTTCAAGGGCAAACTTGGCAACACCTACAGATTGGGACCAAAAGTACAATTCCTTCCCCATCTGATTAGGAAGAAAGGCACTGAGTTGATGAGTCAAGCTTTCGGCGAATTGATCTACGAACACGACAAATGTCGAGATGTGGCTGACAAAGTCGCCGCTGATATCTTGGCCTTCACCAAAGAGCAGGTGTGCGACCGCTACAGATACGTTGTCAGGGTGATtgtgggggaaaagagaggccaGACTGTGAAAATTGCTAGTCGAGCTCTGTGGGATGCTGAAAAGGACAATTTTCTGACTCTGAACTTTGAGAACCAGCACTTGTTCGCTGTTGGCATGGTTTTTGGCATTTATTTAGAGTAG
- the ccdc78 gene encoding LOW QUALITY PROTEIN: coiled-coil domain-containing protein 78 (The sequence of the model RefSeq protein was modified relative to this genomic sequence to represent the inferred CDS: substituted 1 base at 1 genomic stop codon), giving the protein MESRDLRPSLSELQERIRSLTEENVQLRDKNERLFTKLGYFESRLGHLAGSKTDLSSKLVQSEEEKLKISKELVEVQIKGNKIREQYEEETFELKNKILNQESVVMDLELERDKLGRELQSATARLQLAEKTSGDLAEEYVTLKRNHLALTEAQEREVAQNEELSAELLEMAQAQDALRRKLEELQRDRASTQGLYGEGEQDRVRALVSRMSHNRIRPEDLAVMDQARKSMEKSLLGNQDEIKDMLEKMKQGYEEQQRRLEERVVAMGKEQQENKRGIRNTQQKLSEQTATLLNSQSQLKEVEEENSKLQMQVKELNEEYRARLVRYLHDLAEYMDGLAEGKGGKGPPERVKMRGFVDSMLQEVRSSYRAREEQLASAARSYKKRLQRTSKTHRALLIAYRVLREQVLAQPESGLDPGLPEAHFSLQPSELSGETERELQHLRQDKASLESRLREAQQQVDSXIKSNVFGYAGKSGPISDLAWADIRKQLREITNCTQEAHERERAQLITRATVAEEQVLELQDYVDRHLVRYKQEVTRLRRLHGLEEERSHSAEAHRPRPHGRSTRNPSHEI; this is encoded by the exons ATGGAATCTCGTGACCTTCGACCTTCTTTAAGTGAGCTTCAAGAGCGAATACGTTCTTTAACTGAAGAAAAT GTCCAGCTCCGTGACAAAAACGAGCGCCTCTTTACCAAATTGGGTTACTTTGAAAGCAGATTAGGCCATCTTGCAGGCTCCAAGACAGACCTGTCCTCCAAACTGGTTCAGAGTGAAGAGGAGAAACTGAAG ATATCAAAGGAGCTTGTGGAGGTGCAGATAAAAGGCAACAAGATACGAGAGCAATATGAAGAGGAAACCTTTGAGTTGAAAAACAAG ATTCTGAACCAGGAGAGTGTGGTGATGGatctggagctggagagagacaagctTGGTAGGGAGCTCCAGTCCGCCACAGCTCGTCTTCAGCTGGCTGAGAAGACCAGTGGGGACCTTGCGGAGGAGTACGTGACCCTGAAGAGGAACCACCTGGCCCTGACTGAGGCCCAGGAGCGAGAAGTGGCCCAGAACGAGGAGCTGAGTGCTGAGCTGCTGGAGATGGCCCAGGCTCAGGATGCTCTTCGCAGGAAGCTAGAAGAACTGCAGCGAGATCGGGCCTCCACTCAGGGTCTCTacggggagggggagcaggacagggtgcGGGCGCTGGTCAGCCGCATGTCACACAACAGAAtcagg CCTGAGGACCTGGCTGTGATGGACCaagcgcgtaaaagcatggaaAAGAGT TTGCTCGGTAACCAGGATGAGATCAAAGACATGCTGGAGAAGATGAAGCAGGGCTACGAGGAGCAGCAGCGCAGGCtggaagagagagt GGTGGCCATGGgcaaggagcagcaggagaacaAGAGAGGCATTCGAAACACCCAGCAGAAACTGTCTGAACAGACTGCG acCCTTCTGAACTCCCAGAGCCAgctgaaggaggtggaggaggagaactcTAAGTTGCAGATGcaggtgaaggagctgaacgaggAGTACCGTGCCAGGCTGGTGCGCTACTTACATGACCTGGCT GAGTACATGGACGGCTTAGCAGAGGGAAAAGGGGGGAAGGGCCCACCGGAGCGGGTGAAGATGAGGGGCTTTGTGGACAGCATGCTCCAGGAGGTGCGCTCCTCCTACAGGGCAAGAGAGGAGCAGCTGGCCTCCGCCGCTCGCTCTTACAAGAAGAGACTGCAGAGGACCTCCAAGACCCACCGAGCCCTGCTCATCGCGTACAG GGTGCTGAGGGAGCAGGTTCTGGCCCAGCCAGAGAGCGGTCTGGACCCTGGCCTCCCTGAAGCCCACTTCAGCCTGCAGCCCAGTGAGCTGAgcggggagacggagagggagttgCAGCACCTGCGCCAGGACAAGGCCTCGCTGGAGAGCCGGCTCAGGGAGGCCCAGCAGCAGGTAGACAGCtagatcaaatcaaatgtatttggata TGCTGGAAAATCTGGACCAATTTCCGATCTGGCCTGGGCAGACATCAGGAAACAGCTACGAGAGATTACCAACTGTACACAG GAGGCTCATGAGAGAGAACGTGCTCAGCTGATAACCAGGGCAACTGTTGCCGAGGAGCAGGTTTTGGAACTGCAAGATTATGTTGACAGACACCTGGTCAG GTACAAACAGGAGGTGACACGTCTGCGCAGACTGcatgggctggaggaggaacgCTCACATAGCGCTGAGGCCCATAGGCCACGCCCACATGGCCGCTCCACCAGGAATCCCAGCCATGAAATCTGA
- the LOC136950900 gene encoding GTPase IMAP family member 7-like isoform X1, whose amino-acid sequence MAFSKVESHIKLVTGDIVQTNSGNELTLPCFLDPKINANFVTIQWFKESECIYLYRSGFVTEAVGYEHKVSVLPEELERGNVSLRLRNVTSSSRGVYICQVITRAQMLEVAVGLWVSNAKAYLQSETLINWRRRIESANMLETKKPHHLIIKEPKQLYKLQEEKDNLKQDITRKRAVTEPIQPLMNRTMEDINQAPAQRRITISSCMEAESVSELRVVLLGRTGAGRKAAGNLLLGREECEAQDSPAEVTQSGRRERDVCGRRLVLVDTPDWFCPDLSLEERRRDVGRCVRLSAPGPHAFLLVVPVEPSEGEERRAVEIMEEMFGEGCWGHSIILFTHAGSLREQKMDARSQNMQMLIEKCMNSYCILNIEDRTRGTQVSKLLNQIEEIVVGNRESFYSSQMYQEAQAKRMAMENVCREREERMQREAKEKKDTYELCLMLLKK is encoded by the exons ATGGCATTCTCCAAAGTTGAAA GTCATATTAAACTTGTCACTGGAGATATTGTCCAGACAAACTCTGGCAATGAGCTTACACTCCCCTGCTTCCTTGATCCCAAGATCAACGCTAACTTCGTAACAATCCAATGGTTTAAGGAGAGTGAATGCATTTACTTGTACAGGAGTGGCTTTGTGACAGAGGCAGTGGGCTATGAGCACAAAGTGAGTGTGCTCCCAGAGGAACTGGAGAGAGGTAACGTGTCTCTAAGGTTGAGAAACGTTACAAGTTCAAGTCGTGGAGTCTATATCTGTCAGGTCATCACCCGGGCACAGATGCTTGAGGTTGCAGTGGGGTTATGGGTCAGCA ACGCCAAAGCTTACTTACAATCTGAGACGTTGATAAACTGGAGGAGAAGGATTGAATCTGCAAACATGCTGG AGACCAAGAAACCACATCATTTGATTATCAAAGAACCTAAACAACTATACAAACTGCAAGAGGAAAAAGACAATT TAAAGCAGGATATCACTAGAAAAAGAGCAGTGACAGAACCCATTCAACCTTTGATGAACAGAACCA tggaaGATATAAACCAAGCTCCAGCACAGAGGAGGATAACCATCTCTTCATGCA TGGAGGCAGAAAGTGTGTCTGAGCTGAGAgtggtgctgctggggaggacagGAGCTGGGAGGAAGGCAGCAGGAAACCTcctcctgggcagagaggagtgtgAGGCCCAGGACAGCCCCGCTGAAGTCAcccagagtgggaggagagagagggacgtgtGTGGGAGAcggctggtgctggtggacaCTCCGGACTGGTTCTGCCCTGACctctctctggaggagaggagacgggatGTGGGGCGGTGTGTCCGTCTGTCAGCACCAGGACCTCACGCCTTCCTCCTGGTCGTACCTGTGGAGccctctgagggggaggagaggcgggcTGTGGAGATAATGGAGGAGATGTTTGGGGAGGGATGCTGGGGACACTCTATCATTCTATTCACCCACGCTGGGAGTCTGAGAGAACAAAAGATGGACGCCAGGAGTCAGAACATGCAAATGCTGATAGAGAAATGTATGAACAGCTACTGCATACTCAACATCGAGGACAGGACCCGTGGCACTCAAGTTTCAAAGCTGCTGAACCAGATAGAGGAGATTGTGgttggaaacagagagagctttTACAGCAGTCAGATGTACCAAGAGGCCCAGGCCAAAAGGATGGCAATGGAAAATgtttgcagggagagagaggagagaatgcagagggaagcgaaagaaaagaaagacacATATGAGTTGTGTTTGATGCTCTTGAAGaaatag